The Streptomyces sp. V3I7 genome segment CCGGGGCACCCGACGGTTGTCCGGCTCACCCAGAACCTCACACATGGGTCCCGTCGGCAGCGCACCGACCGACTCCAGTCTGCGACGATCGCCTCCAGCTCGGCGGTGACCGTCTTCGGCGGGCCCGGCTCGGCAGGCGCGATGCCCGTGTCTGGCGGAGTCCGGAGGGGCCCGCGTATTGCCTCCGTGTGACCTGCGAGCACCGAACATGATCACCGATATGACCGGCGCCACCCCGTCGGAGACCGGGCAGACCGCCTGTTCCGAGTGCCCGTGGACCGGGACCGCGACCATGTCCGCGGCCCGCGTGACGCCTCGGTCACCGTGGTCGAGTACGGCGACTTCGAGTGCCCGTACTGCGGCCAGGCCGAGCCCGCCCTGCGCGACCTGCTCGCGGGCGTCGACGACGTCAGCTACGTCTGGCGCCATCTGCCGCTCCACGACGTGCACCCCCACGCCCAGCTGGCCGCCGAGGCCACGGAGGCGGCGGCCCGACATTTAGCCGCATAGCGGTGGCGGGCTGGTCAGGTGTGTGGGAGTCTCATGATCACCTGTGTCTCATTCGAAAGACCAGCTGACATGACACCATCGCGCGTTCCCCTGTCGATCCTCGACCTCGTACCGGTCGCCTCCGGCACCGATACACCCACCGCGCTCAACCAGTCCGTGGAGCTGGCGCAGCTAGCCGATTCGCTCGGCTATCACCGGTACTGGTACGCCGAGCACCACAACGTCGTCACGTTCGCCTCCTCGGCGACGTCGCTGCTCATCTGCAGGGCGGCCGAGAACACCAGGCGTATCCGGCTGGGGTCGGGCGGCGTCATGCTGCCCAACCACAGCCCGCTGATGGTGGCGGAGTACTACGGCACGCTCGCCGAGATGTTCGGTGACCGCATCGACCTCGGGCTGGGCCGTGCCCCGGGAACGGACCCGGTGACGGCCGCCGCGCTGCGCCGTGGCACCGCGGCGCAGGACACGTTCGTCGAAGACGTCGTCGAGCTGCACAGCTACCTCAGTTCCCGCGACGCGGGACCGGCATCGGTGAAGGCGCTGCCGGGGCAGGGGACCGAAGTCCCGCTGTGGATGCTCGGATCGAGCCTCGACGGCGCCGCGGTCGCCGCCTACCTGGGGCTGCCGTACGCGTTCGCCTCGCACTTCGCCCCTCAGCTGCGGCACGAGGCGCTCGCCCTGTACCGCTCACGCTTCTCGACAGAGTTCATCACCGCCGAGATCAAGCGGCCCTACGCCATGGCAGGCGTCAACGTCCTCGTGGCACCGACCGACGACGAGGCGCACTATCTGTTCACCACGGCCCAGCAGATGGCCGCAGGCATCCGCACCGGCCGGCGCGGCCCGCTGCCACCGCCGGTCAAGGACCTGGCGGCCGCGCTCAGCCCTGAGGTCGCACGGTTCGTGGACGACTTCCAGCAAGTGCGCGCGGTCGGGTCCCCGGAAACGGTCGTCGACGAGCTCAAGGCGATCGTCGCCGACCTGGAGGTCGACGAACTCATCATCACGACCTACACCCATGACCCAGCGCACCGGTTGCGTTCGTTCGCGCTGCTCGCCGAGGCATGGGGCCTCCCCGGCCACGTCGATTGAGGCGTACCGCCGACGGGACGTATGCGTGATGTCCTGGATGAGCCGGACATCCGTGGGATGCCCCGGTCCGGCAATGCCGCAGCAGCGATGGCAAGGATCTTGATGGTGCTGTCGGGCGTCGACTACTGGACGCTCGCCAACGGCACCAAGCACCCGAGCGGGTAATCGTCGAAAAGCTCGGTCTGGACGTCGAGGGCCTACACCGGGCTTTCAGCACCCACGAGTTCGCGCAGCGCATTCAGGACGACATCGACGGAGGCATCCGTAGCGGTGTCAACGGCACTCCGTCGTTCTTCATCAACGGTCAGATGTATCAGGTGAAGGGCAGCTTCCACGAACTCGCCGACCCGATCGGCCGGCTCATCGCCCAGTCGCGTGCTTCTTCGTGAATGAGAAAACGGAGGCACGCGAGGCGGGTCGGTTCAGTGGTGTTGGGCCCGCACGACCTCCGGTGGGGTCTGGCTCATGTACCAGCCGTCGACGCGGGGACCGACGAGGTCGGACGGCCAGCCCGCCAGGTCGACGGCGGCGGCGTACACGGCGTCACCGAACGCCACGATGGCCTGTAGCGGGTCGGCCGTCTCTCCCAGTTTGTCCCATGGCAGCAACACCAGACCGGCATCGGGGTGCCAGGCGGCGCCGTCGACGCCCCAGGAGCGGTTTTCGAGTCCGTCCGGCTGGGGCCAGATGTAGGCGTACATCCCGGCGCTCGGGGCGCTGGCGTCTCCGAAGGCGAATCCCACCGCCACATACGCGTCGAGCTCGCCGTTCTGCTGGAACGGCG includes the following:
- a CDS encoding LLM class flavin-dependent oxidoreductase — its product is MTPSRVPLSILDLVPVASGTDTPTALNQSVELAQLADSLGYHRYWYAEHHNVVTFASSATSLLICRAAENTRRIRLGSGGVMLPNHSPLMVAEYYGTLAEMFGDRIDLGLGRAPGTDPVTAAALRRGTAAQDTFVEDVVELHSYLSSRDAGPASVKALPGQGTEVPLWMLGSSLDGAAVAAYLGLPYAFASHFAPQLRHEALALYRSRFSTEFITAEIKRPYAMAGVNVLVAPTDDEAHYLFTTAQQMAAGIRTGRRGPLPPPVKDLAAALSPEVARFVDDFQQVRAVGSPETVVDELKAIVADLEVDELIITTYTHDPAHRLRSFALLAEAWGLPGHVD
- a CDS encoding DsbA family protein, which translates into the protein MVEKLGLDVEGLHRAFSTHEFAQRIQDDIDGGIRSGVNGTPSFFINGQMYQVKGSFHELADPIGRLIAQSRASS